One Neovison vison isolate M4711 chromosome 2, ASM_NN_V1, whole genome shotgun sequence genomic window carries:
- the LOC122899851 gene encoding phosphate carrier protein, mitochondrial-like produces MFSSVAHLARANPFNAPHLQLVHDGLTGHRSSPVGPPGPPRRSRNLAAAAVEEYSCEYGSMKFYALCGFGGVLSCGLTHTAVVPLDLVKCRMQVDPQKYKGIFNGFSVTLKEDGVRGLPKGWAPIFIGYSMQGLCKFGFYEVFKVLYSNMLGEENTYLWRTSLYLAASASAEFFADIALAPMEAAKVRIQTQPGYANTLRDAAPKMYKEEGLKAFYKGVAPLWMRQIPYTMMKFACFERTVEALYKFVVPKPRSECTKAEQLVVTFVAGYIAGVFCAIVSHPADSVVSVLNKEKGSSASQVLQRLGFRGVWKGLFARIIMIGTLTALQWFIYDSVKVYFRLPRPPPPEMPESLKKKLGLTQ; encoded by the coding sequence ATGTTCTCGTCCGTGGCGCATCTGGCGCGGGCGAACCCCTTCAACGCGCCCCACCTGCAGCTGGTACACGATGGCCTCACGGGCCACCGCAGCAGCCCCGTGGGGCCCCCGGGCCCGCCCCGACGTTCCCGCAATCTGGCAGCAGCCGCTGTGGAAGAGTACAGTTGCGAATATGGCTCCATGAAGTTTTATGCACTGTGTGGCTTTGGTGGGGTCTTAAGTTGTGGTCTGACACACACTGCTGTCGTTCCTCTGGATTTAGTGAAATGCCGAATGCAGGTGGACCCCCAGAAATACAAGGGCATATTTAATGGATTCTCAGTTACACTGAAAGAGGATGGCGTTCGTGGTTTGCCTAAAGGATGGGCTCCAATTTTCATTGGCTACTCTATGCAGGGGCTCTGCAAGTTTGGCTTTTATGAAGTTTTCAAAGTCTTGTATAGCAACATGCTTGGGGAGGAGAATACCTATCTCTGGCGCACATCACTATATTTGGCTGCTTCTGCCAGTGCTGAATTCTTTGCTGACATTGCCCTGGCTCCTATGGAAGCTGCTAAGGTTCGAATTCAAACCCAGCCAGGTTATGCCAACACTTTGAGGGATGCAGCTCCCAAAATGTATAAGGAAGAAGGCTTAAAAGCATTCTACAAGGGCGTTGCTCCTCTCTGGATGAGACAGATACCATACACCATGATGAAATTTGCCTGCTTTGAACGTACTGTTGAAGCATTGTACAAGTTTGTGGTTCCCAAGCCCCGAAGTGAATGTACAAAGGCAGAGCAACTGGTTGTAACATTTGTGGCAGGTTACATAGCTGGAGTGTTCTGTGCAATTGTTTCTCACCCTGCTGATTCTGTGGTATCTGTGTTGAATAAGGAGAAAGGTAGCAGTGCTTCTCAAGTCCTTCAGAGACTTGGATTTAGAGGTGTATGGAAGGGACTCTTTGCCCGTATCATCATGATTGGCACTCTGACTGCACTACAGTGGTTCATCTATGACTCTGTGAAGGTCTACTTCAGGCTCCCTCGCCCTCCTCCACCTGAAATGCCAGAGTCTCTGAAGAAGAAGCTTGGGTTAACTCAGTAG